A region of Rhodopirellula islandica DNA encodes the following proteins:
- a CDS encoding polyamine aminopropyltransferase: MIHRAPLHLLYLNVLVIATCGLVYELLAGTLASYLLGDSVTQFSLIIGVYLSALGFGAWLSQYVTTKLARVFIEVELALALLGGFSTPLLFLAFPMIEWFQWLLFSSVIVIGTLVGLELPLLMRILKEHLEFEELISRVLAFDYLGALFASLLFPIFLVPKLGLNRTAIVFGLLNALVGLWGTYLLRPLLEKKGLDGLRGRAFLVIGLLIAGFIKADSITSIAEESTLGGRIVYADTSPFQRIAVTRNDKGFQLFLNGHLQFNSVDEYRYHEALVHPVMSVCKDARRVLVLGGGDGLAVREILRYDHVESVTLVDLDPAMTRLATQFEPLAELNGRSLEMDRVTVVHRDAFLWVGEGDEQFDAVVIDFPDPGNYSIGKLYSSRFYDLLRGRMTEEAGLAIQCTSPLVAPKSYWCILRTMQASGFDVTPYHAPVPTFGIWGFALARIAQDPESEANWRLPPELSAEVTGLRYLTPSTMAGLFDLPADQQPRDVPPNRLNDQILVRLYDEEWGQNQ, translated from the coding sequence ATGATCCATCGTGCCCCGCTGCATCTGCTGTATCTCAACGTGCTCGTCATCGCGACGTGCGGATTGGTTTACGAGTTGTTGGCGGGGACGCTGGCGAGTTACTTGCTGGGTGATTCCGTCACCCAGTTCTCGCTGATCATCGGCGTTTACCTCTCCGCGTTGGGGTTTGGGGCTTGGTTGTCCCAGTACGTGACGACCAAGCTCGCTCGCGTGTTCATTGAGGTCGAGTTGGCACTCGCCCTGTTGGGCGGGTTCTCGACGCCGCTGCTGTTTCTCGCGTTCCCGATGATCGAGTGGTTCCAGTGGTTGCTCTTCAGCAGCGTGATCGTGATCGGAACGTTGGTTGGGTTGGAGCTGCCGCTGTTGATGCGGATTCTGAAAGAGCACCTCGAGTTTGAAGAACTCATCTCTCGCGTGCTCGCGTTTGACTACCTCGGTGCCCTGTTCGCCTCGCTGTTGTTTCCGATCTTTTTGGTGCCCAAATTGGGGCTGAATCGCACCGCAATTGTGTTTGGATTGCTCAACGCGTTGGTCGGGCTGTGGGGGACGTATCTGTTGCGTCCGTTGCTGGAAAAGAAGGGGTTGGATGGTCTTCGTGGGCGAGCGTTCTTGGTGATCGGATTGCTGATCGCGGGATTCATCAAAGCCGACTCGATCACCAGCATTGCGGAAGAGAGCACGCTTGGCGGCCGCATTGTGTACGCCGACACGTCGCCCTTTCAACGCATCGCAGTGACCCGCAATGACAAAGGGTTCCAGTTGTTTCTCAACGGGCACCTGCAATTCAACAGCGTTGATGAATACCGCTACCACGAAGCATTGGTGCATCCAGTGATGTCGGTCTGCAAGGACGCACGTCGGGTGCTGGTGCTGGGCGGCGGGGATGGGTTGGCGGTTCGCGAAATTTTGCGTTATGACCATGTTGAGTCGGTCACTCTGGTGGATTTGGACCCGGCGATGACGCGGTTGGCAACCCAGTTCGAACCGCTGGCGGAACTCAATGGGCGATCGTTGGAGATGGACCGTGTCACGGTCGTCCATCGAGACGCGTTTCTGTGGGTGGGAGAAGGGGACGAGCAATTCGATGCGGTTGTGATCGACTTTCCCGATCCAGGCAATTACTCGATCGGCAAACTGTATTCCTCCCGTTTCTACGACCTGCTTCGAGGTCGGATGACCGAGGAGGCCGGGTTGGCGATCCAGTGCACCTCGCCGCTGGTGGCGCCCAAGTCTTATTGGTGCATCTTGCGGACGATGCAGGCCTCGGGGTTTGACGTCACGCCTTACCACGCACCCGTGCCGACGTTTGGAATCTGGGGCTTTGCGCTCGCGAGGATTGCCCAGGATCCGGAATCGGAAGCCAATTGGCGTTTGCCGCCGGAGTTGTCGGCCGAGGTGACTGGCTTGCGATACCTGACTCCCTCGACGATGGCAGGGTTGTTCGATTTACCCGCCGATCAACAGCCCCGCGACGTCCCGCCCAACCGATTGAATGATCAAATCCTCGTGCGTTTGTACGACGAAGAATGGGGCCAAAACCAGTAG
- a CDS encoding LptF/LptG family permease gives MTQIDRYVLILFIRTVCVCFLSLAGIFIVFHAFTAMDDLIAQSKAGEPLPLVLGRFYGPYLLLLFDMTGTIITLMAFLFTAGWLRRTGELTATLSAGISHGRILRPMVIASLAIVSVQLMNREWVIPRFRDSLTMKAKNLSGDVEQAVMPTYDQSSGILIEGDKLRTLGRVITRPNFRLYSEYAGFGDVLLAREAIWWDPQAMAEWRDDQGLPDAELAESGPAETASAQLASLHAAVSDTEGRRTSWTDLAGRSGMPESTGYLLRGVRRPEDLRDVPSVGLESREDLVILTPADQPWLQPTECFVVTSIHPNMLQTQDTATRLASVMELAGRVRNPSVHTSKALRTTTHERIVRAPLDFALILLVLPMVVNRRGRKLFVLIGSAVGLIIGFFALKTIASTLGGSTSLVTPGIAAWIPLLIIGPLAYSRLRHVQTV, from the coding sequence GTGACTCAGATTGATCGCTACGTCCTGATCCTCTTCATTCGCACGGTGTGCGTGTGTTTTTTGTCGTTGGCGGGCATCTTCATTGTGTTTCACGCCTTCACGGCGATGGACGACTTGATCGCTCAATCCAAAGCCGGCGAGCCCTTGCCATTGGTGCTGGGCCGCTTCTACGGGCCGTATTTGCTGCTGCTCTTCGATATGACCGGGACGATCATCACTCTGATGGCGTTCTTGTTCACGGCGGGCTGGCTGCGGCGAACCGGGGAGCTGACCGCAACCCTGTCCGCGGGAATTTCCCACGGGCGGATCCTTCGGCCGATGGTGATCGCCTCTTTGGCAATTGTCTCCGTTCAGCTGATGAATCGAGAATGGGTGATCCCGCGTTTTCGCGATTCGCTGACGATGAAGGCGAAAAATCTGTCCGGCGACGTCGAACAGGCTGTCATGCCGACCTATGACCAATCGTCGGGGATTCTGATCGAAGGCGATAAACTGCGGACGCTGGGACGTGTCATCACACGACCCAACTTCCGGTTGTACAGCGAATACGCCGGGTTTGGTGATGTCTTGTTGGCACGCGAAGCGATTTGGTGGGACCCACAGGCGATGGCGGAATGGCGAGACGACCAAGGGTTGCCTGACGCCGAATTGGCAGAAAGTGGGCCCGCAGAAACCGCTTCCGCGCAATTGGCATCCCTCCACGCCGCCGTGTCCGACACGGAAGGCAGACGAACCAGTTGGACGGACTTGGCGGGACGAAGCGGAATGCCCGAAAGCACCGGCTACCTGCTGCGTGGCGTGCGGCGTCCTGAAGACCTGCGTGATGTGCCGTCGGTCGGACTGGAGTCTCGAGAAGACTTGGTGATTTTGACCCCCGCGGACCAGCCTTGGCTGCAACCGACCGAGTGCTTTGTCGTCACCAGCATTCATCCGAATATGTTGCAAACCCAAGACACCGCGACACGCCTGGCATCCGTGATGGAACTTGCCGGTCGAGTTCGCAATCCTTCGGTGCATACCAGCAAGGCGCTGCGAACAACCACTCATGAACGGATCGTGCGGGCCCCGCTGGATTTTGCTTTGATTCTGTTGGTGCTGCCGATGGTCGTCAATCGACGAGGACGCAAGTTGTTCGTGTTGATCGGATCGGCGGTGGGTCTGATCATCGGATTTTTCGCGCTCAAAACCATCGCGAGCACGTTGGGCGGAAGCACGAGTCTGGTCACGCCCGGCATCGCCGCTTGGATTCCCCTGCTGATCATTGGGCCTCTGGCGTATTCCCGACTGCGTCACGTTCAGACGGTTTGA
- a CDS encoding DUF1549 domain-containing protein, with protein sequence MIFRPHAFAWKEIVVTDISLIMLSIRSPRSPLPHLAVVGLFFFSALGAPPSSAEDEPTPAEVPTSAAGLGVGTVSYHRDVLPVLRANCFGCHQAAKQRGEYVMTDFDALLRGGESGEAAVVPGDADASSLVSLITAHDGIAEMPKAPRKPLHETEVATIQRWIQQGAINDSPQPSGPRIDANHPPVYAGPPTLPSIDLSPDGQVLAVAGYHEICLLDPQTGEMQTRLVGMSPRINSVCFSPDGSRIAAAGGTPGELGELQIWNASTGEQELSQQITFDTLTGLSWSPDGSKIAIGANDNTVRALDATSGEQVLFQGAHEDWIRDTVFSSDGKHLVSVARDMTCKLTEVETERFIDNVTSITPGALSGGLSSVAMHPTRNEIVVGGADGVVKVYRVFRQTKRQIGDDANLFRNLPRLNGRIRQVVVNSTGTHLAAVATIDGHSELRVWKYDFTGELTDLLKSILSKRVANRSANGQKLVEETINEPVTQTLLFELPNAAAYAMDLTDDGSVFVAANDGLIRHLDPTGKLVRSFPAVPQSDATSEEASHASAPELNFTSDAASNQDASPESPITASELVELSVVPKTISLTSPYDYVQLIAIGTLADGSTIDVTRQIKITQSEDYLASPSGLIRPQRNAINEVTITLGSHQQTLPIEITGQANFDVDFIRDVNPVLSRLGCNQGTCHGAQKGKNGFRLSLRGYDPIFDIRALTDDLAARRINPAAPNDSMMLRKPLGITPHEGGTLMKEGDPYHAVLHRWIADGSKLDLKTPRVASLEVFPKNPVVQSTDARQQVRIVATYANGDSRDVTQEAFVSSGNTEVATAEAGGMLRAVRRGEAPVLARFEGAYAATTLTVMGDRTGYEQANSDTWGRIDELVAQKWDRMKIVPSEVADDATFLRRVHLDLTGLPPTSQMVREFLADETPRKLKRQAIIDRLIGNEDFVEYWTNKWADLLQVNRKFLGVEGTKLYRDWIRKAVEENRPYDEFAYQILTASGSNQTNPAASYYKVLRTPEDTMENTTHLFLGIRFNCNKCHDHPFERWTQDQYFELAAYFAKVDRKKDPNSGDKKIGGTAVEGATPLFEIIADTADSEVQHGRTGENVEPSFPYELAGKAADQPAQQQSQTAAPNGQTLVSHSNDPLTRREELAKWMTDPSNPYFARSYVNRIWGYMTGVGLIEPIDDIRAGNPPSNPQLLDYLTNEFIGSNFDTRHLMRLIVRSRTYQLSVQSNEWNADDHLNYSHATPRRLPAEVIFDAVHSLTGATSHIPGMPAGTRAAAATDSGVSLTDGFLANLGRPVRETACECERGTDLQLGPVMALISGPTIGTAISDPKNQLEKIVAENSTDEAVTEEIFLRALGRLPSDKERAAFATIHGQIQSDHETLVERLAAAETAWSERFPQLEAGRQAMLTKLADDIATRRTESADERAKMQAERQTKIDAAAKKLADQEAKLPELVTAFLTEKKADTEWHPLIPNSLSATNQATLTIQPDRSVLASGKQGNGSYIVEFETDLSGITGFRVEALTDPSLPQNGPGRAGNFVVTEITVRAGSDLQAKPKDLPAVKIARASADFLQNGFKIESTFDGNAGNQNAWAVSGANGHEHWATFQFAQPIASEGKTRLRFELAQNHNAKEHQLGRFRISVTTAEGDIPLGLSETFAAVERTPAEQRGEALAKAIDQYVSTINPELKAARDALNQAKRPLPEDSRIVELQTRRKRFEPETPIDPALVELRANVERSKTQLANSRLTAAEDLVWALVNSPAFLFNH encoded by the coding sequence ATGATTTTTCGTCCCCATGCATTCGCTTGGAAGGAAATCGTCGTGACAGATATTTCGTTGATCATGTTGTCCATTCGGTCACCGCGATCCCCATTACCCCACCTAGCCGTTGTGGGACTTTTCTTTTTCTCTGCCCTCGGTGCCCCACCGAGTTCGGCAGAGGACGAACCCACCCCCGCCGAAGTCCCCACTTCGGCCGCGGGTTTGGGCGTTGGAACCGTCAGCTATCACCGCGACGTTCTACCGGTCCTGCGAGCGAACTGCTTCGGATGCCACCAAGCCGCGAAGCAACGCGGCGAATACGTGATGACCGACTTCGACGCGTTGCTCCGCGGCGGTGAAAGCGGCGAGGCGGCGGTCGTTCCCGGTGATGCCGACGCCAGCTCGCTGGTCTCGCTGATCACGGCACACGACGGCATTGCCGAAATGCCCAAGGCCCCACGCAAACCACTGCACGAAACAGAAGTGGCGACGATCCAGCGCTGGATCCAACAAGGGGCGATCAACGACTCGCCCCAGCCCAGTGGCCCGCGAATCGATGCCAACCATCCGCCGGTCTACGCAGGGCCACCGACGTTGCCCTCGATCGACCTCTCGCCCGATGGCCAAGTGCTCGCCGTCGCGGGCTACCACGAGATTTGCTTGCTGGATCCCCAAACCGGTGAGATGCAAACACGTTTGGTCGGCATGTCGCCGCGGATCAACTCGGTTTGCTTTTCACCCGATGGTTCACGCATCGCCGCAGCGGGCGGCACGCCCGGCGAACTGGGTGAACTGCAAATTTGGAACGCATCGACTGGCGAGCAAGAACTTTCCCAACAGATCACGTTCGACACCCTCACCGGTTTGTCTTGGTCACCAGACGGATCGAAGATCGCGATCGGAGCCAATGACAACACGGTGCGTGCACTCGATGCGACCTCGGGCGAACAAGTCCTGTTCCAAGGGGCCCACGAGGATTGGATTCGCGACACGGTGTTCAGCAGCGATGGCAAACACCTCGTTTCCGTTGCCCGCGACATGACCTGCAAATTGACGGAAGTTGAAACCGAACGCTTCATCGACAACGTCACCTCGATCACCCCCGGTGCTTTGTCGGGCGGGCTGTCCAGCGTTGCTATGCATCCGACTCGCAATGAGATCGTTGTCGGTGGTGCCGATGGCGTGGTCAAGGTCTACCGTGTCTTCCGACAAACCAAGCGTCAGATCGGTGACGACGCCAACTTGTTTCGAAACCTGCCTCGTCTGAACGGACGCATCCGGCAAGTCGTCGTGAACTCCACTGGCACGCACCTGGCCGCCGTCGCCACGATCGACGGCCATTCCGAATTGCGAGTTTGGAAGTACGACTTCACCGGTGAGTTGACTGATCTGCTGAAATCGATCCTCAGCAAACGAGTCGCCAATCGCTCCGCGAACGGGCAGAAACTCGTCGAAGAAACGATCAACGAACCCGTCACACAGACGCTCCTCTTCGAACTTCCCAACGCCGCCGCTTACGCGATGGATTTGACCGATGACGGGAGCGTGTTTGTCGCGGCCAACGATGGACTCATCCGCCACCTCGACCCGACCGGAAAACTGGTTCGCTCATTTCCGGCGGTGCCGCAAAGCGATGCGACGTCCGAAGAAGCGTCCCATGCTTCCGCCCCCGAGCTCAACTTCACAAGCGATGCAGCTTCCAACCAAGACGCGTCACCTGAATCGCCGATCACCGCCTCGGAATTGGTTGAACTGTCCGTTGTCCCGAAAACAATTTCGCTGACATCGCCCTACGACTACGTGCAACTGATCGCGATTGGAACGCTGGCCGATGGTTCCACCATCGATGTGACGCGACAAATCAAGATCACGCAATCCGAAGACTACCTCGCGTCGCCCAGCGGATTGATTCGCCCCCAACGAAATGCGATCAACGAAGTCACCATCACGCTCGGATCGCATCAACAAACACTCCCGATCGAGATCACCGGGCAAGCCAACTTCGACGTCGACTTCATTCGAGACGTCAATCCTGTGCTGTCTCGACTGGGATGCAACCAAGGCACCTGCCATGGAGCCCAGAAGGGCAAGAACGGGTTCCGTCTGTCTTTGCGAGGCTACGATCCCATCTTCGACATCCGCGCCCTGACCGACGACTTGGCCGCGCGGCGAATCAATCCGGCGGCCCCCAATGATTCGATGATGCTCCGCAAACCTCTGGGCATCACGCCTCACGAAGGCGGCACATTGATGAAAGAGGGCGATCCCTATCACGCGGTCCTGCATCGCTGGATTGCCGATGGATCCAAACTGGACCTGAAAACTCCCCGCGTCGCATCGTTGGAAGTCTTCCCGAAGAACCCGGTCGTTCAATCCACCGACGCTCGCCAGCAGGTTCGCATCGTTGCGACCTATGCCAACGGCGACTCACGCGATGTGACGCAAGAAGCATTCGTCAGCTCCGGCAACACCGAAGTCGCCACCGCCGAAGCCGGTGGGATGCTCCGTGCCGTTCGTCGCGGGGAAGCACCCGTGCTGGCTCGATTCGAAGGGGCCTACGCCGCCACCACGCTGACCGTGATGGGCGATCGCACGGGATACGAACAAGCCAACTCGGATACCTGGGGACGCATCGACGAATTGGTCGCTCAAAAGTGGGACCGAATGAAGATCGTACCCAGCGAAGTCGCCGACGACGCCACCTTCCTCCGCCGCGTGCACTTGGACCTGACCGGGCTGCCTCCCACCAGCCAAATGGTTCGCGAGTTTTTGGCCGATGAAACGCCTCGCAAATTGAAGCGTCAGGCCATCATCGATCGCTTGATCGGCAACGAAGACTTCGTCGAATACTGGACCAACAAGTGGGCCGACCTGCTGCAAGTCAATCGAAAATTCCTCGGCGTCGAGGGCACCAAACTCTATCGCGATTGGATTCGCAAAGCGGTCGAGGAAAATCGTCCCTACGACGAATTCGCCTACCAGATCTTGACCGCATCGGGTTCCAACCAAACCAACCCGGCCGCCTCGTACTACAAAGTCCTCCGGACCCCCGAGGACACGATGGAAAACACGACGCATCTGTTTCTGGGCATTCGTTTCAATTGCAACAAATGCCACGATCACCCGTTCGAACGTTGGACCCAAGACCAGTACTTCGAACTGGCCGCCTACTTCGCGAAAGTCGACCGAAAGAAAGATCCCAATTCAGGCGACAAAAAGATCGGTGGCACCGCCGTCGAAGGTGCAACACCCCTGTTTGAGATCATTGCCGACACGGCCGATTCAGAGGTCCAGCACGGCCGGACGGGCGAGAACGTTGAGCCGTCGTTCCCTTACGAATTGGCCGGCAAAGCTGCCGATCAACCCGCTCAACAACAATCACAGACCGCTGCACCCAATGGGCAAACGCTGGTCTCTCATTCCAACGATCCACTCACGCGACGCGAAGAACTTGCCAAGTGGATGACGGATCCCAGCAACCCGTACTTCGCTCGTTCCTACGTCAACCGAATCTGGGGATACATGACGGGCGTCGGCTTGATCGAACCGATTGACGACATCCGAGCTGGCAACCCACCGTCCAACCCCCAATTGCTGGACTACCTGACGAACGAATTCATCGGTTCCAACTTCGACACGCGGCATCTGATGCGGTTGATCGTTCGCTCGCGGACCTATCAGTTGTCGGTCCAGTCCAACGAATGGAATGCCGACGATCACCTGAACTACTCCCACGCGACACCGCGACGATTGCCCGCCGAAGTCATCTTCGACGCCGTGCACTCGCTGACGGGAGCGACCAGTCACATCCCTGGCATGCCTGCCGGGACCCGTGCGGCCGCCGCAACGGACTCGGGCGTCTCGCTCACCGACGGCTTCCTCGCCAACCTCGGACGTCCTGTCCGCGAAACAGCCTGTGAATGCGAACGGGGAACTGACCTGCAACTCGGCCCGGTGATGGCGTTGATCAGTGGCCCCACCATTGGCACCGCGATCAGCGACCCCAAGAACCAACTCGAAAAGATCGTCGCGGAAAACTCCACCGACGAAGCCGTGACGGAAGAGATCTTCTTGCGAGCGCTGGGCCGCCTCCCGTCTGACAAGGAACGCGCCGCTTTCGCAACGATTCACGGCCAAATCCAAAGCGACCACGAAACGCTCGTCGAACGTTTGGCCGCTGCCGAGACCGCTTGGTCCGAGCGATTCCCGCAGTTGGAGGCCGGCCGTCAAGCGATGCTGACGAAGCTCGCCGATGACATCGCCACTCGCCGCACCGAGAGTGCGGATGAACGAGCGAAGATGCAGGCCGAGCGTCAGACCAAGATCGACGCCGCCGCAAAGAAGCTCGCTGACCAAGAAGCAAAACTGCCCGAATTGGTGACAGCGTTTCTGACAGAGAAAAAGGCGGACACCGAATGGCATCCGCTGATCCCCAACTCGTTGTCCGCAACCAACCAAGCGACCTTGACCATCCAACCCGATCGCAGTGTTCTGGCCAGTGGCAAACAAGGCAATGGCTCTTACATCGTCGAGTTTGAGACCGATCTGTCCGGAATCACCGGCTTTCGAGTCGAGGCACTCACCGATCCAAGCCTCCCGCAAAACGGTCCTGGTCGCGCCGGCAACTTTGTGGTCACCGAGATCACCGTCCGAGCTGGATCGGATCTCCAAGCCAAGCCCAAAGATCTACCTGCCGTCAAAATCGCTCGTGCTTCGGCCGACTTCTTGCAGAACGGGTTCAAAATCGAAAGCACCTTCGATGGCAACGCTGGCAATCAAAACGCTTGGGCGGTCTCGGGAGCCAATGGTCACGAGCACTGGGCCACGTTCCAGTTCGCTCAACCGATCGCCTCGGAAGGCAAAACACGCCTGAGATTTGAATTGGCTCAAAACCACAACGCCAAGGAACATCAACTTGGTCGCTTCCGAATCAGTGTGACCACGGCGGAGGGCGACATTCCGCTGGGATTGTCCGAAACGTTTGCCGCCGTGGAACGAACACCCGCGGAACAACGCGGTGAGGCTCTCGCGAAGGCAATCGATCAGTACGTGTCGACGATCAATCCCGAGTTGAAAGCGGCTCGTGATGCACTCAATCAAGCCAAACGGCCGCTGCCCGAAGACAGCCGAATCGTCGAACTGCAAACACGCCGCAAACGCTTTGAACCAGAAACACCGATTGATCCGGCCTTGGTTGAATTGCGTGCGAACGTCGAACGATCCAAGACCCAACTGGCGAATTCCCGTTTGACCGCGGCAGAAGACCTGGTCTGGGCTCTCGTCAATTCGCCGGCGTTCTTGTTCAACCACTGA
- a CDS encoding TIGR04283 family arsenosugar biosynthesis glycosyltransferase → MKVSVVVPTWNEADNIEPCLASILSGGESGRSVSETGEAEGRVAEVIVADGGSRDSTVMLVEAMQDVRVRVIQSLPGRGEQLATGAELATGEMLLFLHADNRLPLNWWAQLREADWPAWGGFYQRIDHPAWRYRMLEWGNAWRGRVRSNLFGDQAIFVHRDLYERVGGFERVALMEDVMLSAKLRAHCPATLLPGPVQVDARRWQRRGVVRQTLLNWQIQREFSKGASPEDLRRVYDG, encoded by the coding sequence ATGAAGGTCAGCGTCGTCGTCCCCACGTGGAACGAAGCGGACAACATTGAACCGTGTCTTGCGTCCATCCTCTCGGGCGGCGAATCAGGGCGGAGCGTCTCTGAGACGGGCGAGGCCGAAGGCAGGGTGGCTGAGGTCATCGTCGCCGATGGTGGCAGCCGAGACAGCACCGTGATGCTCGTGGAAGCGATGCAGGACGTTCGTGTGCGAGTGATCCAGTCGCTTCCGGGACGCGGCGAGCAACTTGCCACCGGAGCGGAACTGGCAACCGGGGAAATGCTGCTTTTCTTGCACGCCGACAATCGACTGCCTCTGAATTGGTGGGCGCAGTTGCGGGAAGCGGATTGGCCAGCTTGGGGCGGTTTCTATCAACGAATCGATCATCCGGCTTGGCGTTACCGAATGCTCGAATGGGGCAACGCTTGGCGGGGGCGTGTGCGATCGAATTTGTTTGGCGATCAAGCGATCTTCGTTCATCGCGACTTGTATGAACGCGTCGGTGGATTTGAACGAGTGGCGTTGATGGAAGACGTGATGCTGTCGGCAAAGCTGCGAGCGCATTGCCCGGCGACGCTGTTGCCGGGGCCTGTCCAGGTCGATGCTCGGCGTTGGCAGAGGCGGGGCGTTGTTCGTCAGACGCTACTGAACTGGCAAATTCAACGCGAGTTTTCAAAAGGAGCTTCGCCTGAAGATTTGAGGCGGGTCTACGACGGTTGA
- a CDS encoding DUF1501 domain-containing protein has product MLSFKGPRAKDLCDPHLGETRRAFLRVGSASLFGLSLPQILKLQSHQAQAAEASGSADSNHSGGPGWGKAKSIIMVYLQGGPSQLDLWDPKESVPDNVKSQFKPISTKIPGIQFTENLPRLSQINDKFTMIRSMSYTPNGLFNHTAAIYQMMTGYTTDKVSPSGQLEPPSPKDFPNFGSNIVKMKPMEEPMLPFVMLPRPLQESNVVGKGGTAGFLGKAYDPYTLYPPGDDMDMEKMQRIRTDDLSLRDEVFDVRLQRRANLRQALNEQMPVINEAVEKFQLDQNYDRALSLILSGRARDAFQLSAEDDVLRDAYGRNSFGQSCLLARRLVEAGTRVVEVIWPKVANSDNHSWDHHSGLSKRMKEQSAPMLDNGLSTLLEDLDQRGLLEETLVVAVGEFGRSPQRGVSTSGNNNSDDGRDHWPYCYTAVVAGAGMKRGFVYGKSDKTASAPVDNPLHPAELLATIYHSFGIDPETLVYNHLNQPRELVKGHAVTALMS; this is encoded by the coding sequence ATGTTGTCTTTCAAAGGGCCTCGCGCCAAAGATCTCTGCGACCCTCACTTGGGTGAAACCCGGCGTGCGTTCTTGCGTGTCGGGAGCGCATCGTTGTTCGGATTGTCGCTGCCTCAGATTCTGAAACTGCAATCGCATCAAGCCCAAGCGGCCGAAGCCAGCGGTTCAGCGGACTCGAATCACAGCGGTGGTCCGGGCTGGGGCAAGGCCAAGTCCATCATCATGGTCTACTTGCAAGGCGGGCCGAGCCAATTGGATTTGTGGGACCCGAAAGAAAGCGTTCCCGACAACGTCAAAAGTCAATTCAAACCGATCTCAACCAAGATTCCTGGGATCCAATTCACCGAGAACCTGCCGCGACTGTCCCAGATCAACGACAAGTTCACCATGATCCGGTCGATGTCGTACACGCCCAATGGTCTGTTCAACCACACCGCGGCGATCTACCAAATGATGACGGGCTACACGACCGACAAGGTCAGCCCGTCGGGACAACTTGAGCCGCCCTCGCCGAAGGACTTCCCCAATTTTGGCAGCAACATCGTCAAGATGAAACCGATGGAAGAACCGATGCTTCCATTCGTGATGCTGCCCCGTCCATTGCAAGAATCCAACGTGGTTGGCAAAGGCGGGACCGCCGGTTTCCTGGGCAAAGCTTACGATCCGTACACGCTGTACCCGCCCGGCGACGACATGGACATGGAAAAAATGCAACGCATCCGGACCGACGACCTGTCGCTTCGCGATGAAGTGTTCGACGTGCGATTGCAACGCCGCGCCAACTTGCGTCAGGCCCTCAACGAGCAGATGCCCGTCATCAACGAAGCGGTCGAAAAGTTCCAGTTGGACCAAAACTACGACCGAGCCCTCTCGCTGATCCTCTCTGGCCGAGCACGCGACGCATTTCAATTGTCGGCCGAAGACGATGTTCTTCGAGACGCCTACGGACGTAATTCCTTCGGGCAAAGTTGCTTGTTGGCCCGTCGCTTGGTGGAAGCCGGGACACGAGTCGTGGAAGTGATTTGGCCCAAGGTCGCCAACAGCGACAATCATTCCTGGGACCATCACTCTGGCCTTTCCAAGCGAATGAAGGAGCAGTCCGCTCCGATGCTCGACAACGGCTTGTCCACTCTGCTCGAGGACCTCGACCAACGCGGTCTGCTGGAAGAAACCTTGGTCGTGGCCGTCGGCGAATTCGGGCGGAGTCCGCAGCGAGGCGTCAGCACATCGGGCAACAACAACTCCGACGATGGCCGTGATCACTGGCCGTACTGCTACACCGCCGTCGTCGCTGGTGCCGGCATGAAACGAGGCTTCGTCTACGGCAAGAGCGACAAGACCGCCTCCGCTCCCGTCGACAACCCGCTGCACCCCGCCGAGCTTCTCGCCACGATCTACCACAGCTTTGGGATCGACCCAGAAACGCTCGTCTACAACCACCTCAACCAACCCCGCGAGTTGGTCAAAGGCCACGCCGTCACCGCACTGATGAGCTGA